The following coding sequences are from one Triticum dicoccoides isolate Atlit2015 ecotype Zavitan chromosome 4A, WEW_v2.0, whole genome shotgun sequence window:
- the LOC119288076 gene encoding formimidoyltransferase-cyclodeaminase-like, with the protein MLRPMLACCKLYVSEGRSAAALRAVEQAARRHHPAVALVNTFVDDAYNRVGYTLVSRLPDPVAPAAPLRRAVFGMVEAALGAIDLGAHAGAHPRLGAVDHVCFHPLAGSPLRDVAALAAAVAADIGDGLRVPTYLYGAAHREGRTLAAIRRQLGYFKPQSSAEWHGPLTVTADATALPVAPDAGPDAASASKGVLVLGATAWVDNYNVPVRTADVEAVRRVARRVSERGGGLRSVQAMGLAHGDGGAEVACNLLDPGSVGAEEVQGMVERLAGEEGLAVGEGYFTDFSQEKIVELYMEKSAQAEA; encoded by the exons ATGCTGAGGCCGATGCTGGCGTGCTGCAAGCTCTACGTCTCCGAGGGCCGGAGCGCGGCGGCCCTGCGCGCCGTCGAGCAGGCGGCGCGCCGGCACCACCCGGCCGTCGCCCTCGTCAACACCTTCGTCGACGACGCCTACAACCGGGTCGGCTACACGCTCGTCTCCCGCCTCCCGGACCCCGTCGCGCCGGCCGCGCCGCTGCGGCGCGCCGTGTTCGGCATGGTCGAGGCCGCGCTCGGGGCCATCGACCTCGGCGCCCACGCCGGCGCGCACCCGCGGCTCGGCGCCGTCGACCACGTCTGCTTCCACCCCCTCGCCGGGTCCCCCCTCCGTGACGTcgccgcgctcgccgccgccgtggccgCCGACATCGGCGACGGGCTCCGAG TGCCGACGTACCTCTACGGCGCGGCGCACCGGGAGGGCCGGACGCTGGCGGCCATCAGGAGGCAGCTCGGCTACTTCAAGCCCCAGAGCAGCGCCGAGTGGCACGGGCCGCTCACCGTGACGGCCGACGCGACGGCGCTCCCCGTCGCGCCCGACGCCGGCCCGGACGCGGCGTCGGCGTCCAAGGGCGTGCTGGTCCTCGGGGCGACGGCGTGGGTGGACAACTACAACGTGCCGGTGCGCACCGCCGACGTGGAGGCCGTGCGGCGGGTCGCGCGCCGGGTCAGCGAGCGCGGCGGCGGGCTCCGGTCCGTGCAGGCCATGGGGCTCGCGCACGGCGACGGCGGCGCCGAGGTCGCGTGTAACCTGCTCGACCCGGGGAGCGTGGGCGCCGAGGAGGTGCAGGGCATGGTGGAGCGGCTCGCGGGTGAGGAAGGCCTCGCCGTCGGCGAGGGGTACTTCACGGATTTCTCCCAGGAGAAGATCGTCGAGCTGTACATGGAGAAGTCGGCTCAGGCCGAGGCTTGA